In Xanthomonas sp. SI, the following are encoded in one genomic region:
- a CDS encoding Na+/H+ antiporter subunit E, with protein sequence MRRPWLRRLFPSWPLSVTVTVFWLLMSDSFGLGQLLLGAMLGVAVPLFAARLDREFARIGSLRPVPKMLCVVAWDIVRSNVVVALQVLGPESRIHPGFIWVPLDIANIHGIAALTSMITLTPGTVSAALSDDRKYLLVHVLHLDDAETVIRQIKTRYEAPLMEIFP encoded by the coding sequence ATGCGCCGTCCCTGGTTGCGCCGCCTGTTTCCGTCCTGGCCGCTGAGCGTCACCGTCACCGTGTTCTGGCTGTTGATGAGCGACAGCTTCGGCCTGGGCCAGCTGCTGTTGGGCGCAATGCTGGGCGTGGCGGTGCCGCTGTTCGCCGCGCGCCTGGACCGCGAGTTCGCGCGCATCGGCTCGCTGCGTCCGGTACCGAAGATGCTGTGCGTGGTCGCCTGGGACATCGTGCGCTCCAACGTGGTGGTGGCGCTGCAGGTGCTGGGTCCGGAATCGAGGATCCACCCCGGCTTCATCTGGGTGCCGCTGGACATCGCCAATATCCACGGCATCGCCGCGCTGACCAGCATGATCACCCTGACCCCGGGCACGGTGTCGGCGGCGCTGTCGGACGACCGCAAATACCTGCTGGTGCACGTGCTGCACCTGGACGATGCCGAGACCGTGATCCGGCAGATCAAGACGCGCTACGAAGCGCCCCTGATGGAGATCTTCCCATGA
- a CDS encoding Na+/H+ antiporter subunit G codes for MIGLLQVGLSLLLIVGCFFILLGALGLVKLSDFFKRLHAPTKASTLGVGCVLLASVGYHLFLGQDPQPRELLITAFLFITAPISAHMMAKAALSLMMEQRPQVPDSRDHAGQEGLPPPAQQDDQGAVL; via the coding sequence ATGATCGGGCTGCTGCAAGTGGGACTGTCGCTGCTGCTGATCGTCGGCTGCTTCTTCATCCTGCTCGGCGCGCTGGGCCTGGTGAAGCTGTCGGACTTCTTCAAGCGCCTGCACGCGCCGACCAAGGCCAGCACGCTGGGCGTGGGCTGCGTGCTGCTGGCCTCGGTCGGCTACCACCTGTTCCTGGGCCAGGACCCGCAACCGCGCGAACTGCTGATCACCGCGTTCCTGTTCATCACCGCGCCGATCAGCGCGCACATGATGGCCAAGGCGGCGCTGTCGCTGATGATGGAACAGCGGCCGCAGGTACCCGACAGCCGCGATCATGCCGGCCAGGAAGGGCTGCCGCCGCCGGCGCAGCAGGACGACCAGGGCGCAGTCCTGTAG
- a CDS encoding K+/H+ antiporter subunit F — MTGHMFIEGTIAVCMHVVALAMLLALWRLLRGPTVPDRILALDTLSVTAIAELMLFGMYLDSPVYFEAALVIAMLGFGSTVVLSKYVLRRDIVE, encoded by the coding sequence ATGACCGGCCACATGTTCATCGAGGGCACCATCGCCGTATGCATGCACGTGGTGGCATTGGCGATGCTGCTGGCGCTGTGGCGGCTGCTGCGCGGACCGACCGTGCCCGACCGCATCCTGGCGCTGGATACGCTGTCGGTGACCGCGATCGCCGAGCTGATGCTGTTCGGCATGTACCTGGATTCGCCCGTGTACTTCGAAGCGGCACTGGTCATCGCCATGCTCGGCTTCGGCAGCACCGTGGTGCTGAGCAAGTACGTGCTGCGCCGGGACATCGTCGAATGA